The nucleotide sequence GTGGCCCGCCCTTTCATCAGCAGGGAAATCATTCTGGACGTTTGCAACACCTTGGTTACGAAGGGCGCCTGCCTTGTGGCCAAGCCCGCCGTGGACACCATCAAGATTGCCGCCAACGGCCGCGTTGAAAAGACCATCGACCGCAACACCGTTTGGATGGCCCAGACACCCCAGGCGGCCCGCATCGACGTCTTGAAAAAACTCTATGCCCGAATCGCCGCAGAACCGCTGAACTTTGTTCCCACCGACGAAGCCAGTATCCTGGAATTCTTCGGTGAAGCAGTCTACATCGTAAAGGGCGCGGCCGCTAACGACAAGCTGACCACCCCCGAAGACTTCGAAATTTTCGCGGCAAAGATTAAGTAACCGTGGGAAGTAAATAACCGCGGGAATTAAAATCTCGCGACTTTACGAAAGCATATACAGTC is from Fibrobacter sp. and encodes:
- the ispD gene encoding 2-C-methyl-D-erythritol 4-phosphate cytidylyltransferase yields the protein MDKKFAVVLPAGGLGKRMGGNIPKQLMLLGGKPVYRYCLETFLSMDEIVEVVMAVPADWKSHFENELFASAGERCDAVKDCAELSPEMRAKLKIVVGGAERWQSVENGVNALTSDAEYVLVHDVARPFISREIILDVCNTLVTKGACLVAKPAVDTIKIAANGRVEKTIDRNTVWMAQTPQAARIDVLKKLYARIAAEPLNFVPTDEASILEFFGEAVYIVKGAAANDKLTTPEDFEIFAAKIK